Proteins encoded within one genomic window of Bacillus sp. SM2101:
- a CDS encoding AI-2E family transporter produces MKDIRLVWIYRLLLFLLMFVLLYVFMKLAPIWKPTLKMIAIVITPFVIAAFITYLLHPIIEKIHHHGVPRSIAILLIYTLFFGGVGFGLYKGVPIIIEQLKDLSENVPIFMETYRDWIEEIRDQTSHWPNGFHDRIEEGLQSIEKESALLVTKLLNSMKRLLNYIILIAIIPFLVFYMLKDYPDINKAIWYITPKKFRTPGKEFLKGVDESLGNYIRGQLFVCFAIGIIATIGFWLIKMKYPLLLGSIIGVTNIIPYFGPIIGLIPAVIIAATISMKMVLFVSGLVLVLQFIEGNVLSPLIVGKSLHMHPIVIMFALLVGGEIAGVLGLIVAVPFLAIVKVTILHAKTYLMNH; encoded by the coding sequence ATGAAGGACATTCGTTTAGTATGGATTTATCGCTTACTTCTCTTTTTATTAATGTTTGTATTGTTATACGTTTTTATGAAGCTTGCGCCGATTTGGAAACCAACGCTAAAGATGATTGCAATTGTAATTACCCCTTTTGTTATTGCCGCATTTATTACTTACTTACTTCATCCCATTATCGAGAAAATCCATCATCACGGAGTTCCCAGGTCTATTGCTATTTTACTTATATATACTTTGTTCTTTGGAGGAGTTGGTTTCGGCTTATATAAAGGAGTACCAATTATTATTGAACAGCTAAAGGATTTAAGTGAAAATGTACCAATATTTATGGAGACGTACCGAGATTGGATTGAGGAAATTCGTGATCAAACATCCCATTGGCCAAATGGATTTCACGATAGAATTGAGGAAGGGCTACAATCAATTGAGAAAGAGAGTGCATTACTAGTTACAAAGTTATTAAACAGTATGAAACGATTGCTGAACTATATTATTTTAATTGCTATCATTCCGTTTTTAGTTTTCTATATGCTTAAAGACTACCCAGATATAAATAAGGCAATATGGTACATAACACCAAAAAAATTTCGTACCCCTGGGAAAGAGTTTTTAAAAGGGGTTGATGAATCACTTGGTAATTACATTAGAGGGCAACTATTTGTGTGCTTTGCGATCGGAATTATTGCAACAATTGGTTTTTGGTTAATCAAAATGAAATACCCTTTGCTACTAGGAAGCATCATAGGGGTTACGAATATTATTCCTTATTTTGGACCAATTATTGGTTTAATTCCAGCCGTTATTATCGCAGCGACTATCTCAATGAAGATGGTTCTATTCGTATCCGGTTTAGTCCTTGTTTTACAATTTATTGAAGGTAATGTATTATCACCACTAATTGTAGGAAAAAGCCTGCATATGCACCCTATTGTTATAATGTTTGCACTGTTAGTTGGGGGAGAGATTGCAGGTGTATTAGGTTTAATAGTTGCTGTTCCTTTTTTAGCGATAGTAAAAGTTACGATACTTCATGCCAAAACATATTTAATGAATCATTGA
- a CDS encoding tetratricopeptide repeat protein: MVDNNKLGIQYMQEGKYEEAAKVFNQAIEDSPKDPIAYINFGNLLSALGENEKAIAFFNKAIELDEDSGAAYYSTGNLHYNNEKYTDAKNMFEIAMKKGLTNSDTYFMLGMSLLQLDQPKLALPYFQRAVELNVDDAEARFQYGLCLANENLIDQAMEQFQQVIHLDPNHADAFYNLGVAYAFKENGEQALAMFNKACEIQPDHVLAAHGKKIIEQT; encoded by the coding sequence ATGGTTGATAATAATAAGCTAGGAATTCAATATATGCAAGAAGGAAAATATGAAGAAGCTGCAAAGGTGTTTAATCAAGCTATTGAAGATTCACCAAAGGATCCAATCGCATATATCAATTTTGGGAACTTGCTTTCTGCCTTAGGTGAAAACGAAAAGGCGATAGCTTTTTTTAATAAAGCAATTGAGCTTGATGAAGATAGTGGTGCGGCTTATTACAGCACTGGTAACTTACACTACAATAATGAAAAATATACAGATGCAAAGAATATGTTCGAAATAGCTATGAAAAAAGGTTTAACAAACTCTGATACGTATTTTATGCTAGGTATGTCGTTGTTACAATTAGATCAACCCAAACTCGCTTTACCTTATTTTCAAAGAGCAGTTGAACTAAATGTCGATGATGCCGAAGCGAGGTTTCAATACGGCTTATGTCTTGCGAATGAAAATCTAATTGATCAAGCCATGGAACAGTTTCAACAGGTCATTCATTTAGACCCTAATCATGCGGATGCATTTTATAATTTAGGTGTTGCGTATGCATTCAAAGAAAATGGTGAGCAAGCTTTAGCGATGTTTAATAAGGCATGTGAGATTCAACCAGATCATGTATTAGCTGCTCATGGAAAAAAAATAATAGAGCAAACTTAA
- a CDS encoding DUF1292 domain-containing protein — protein MTHNEDQITVVDENGNEQLCKVLFTFENAEFGKSYVLYYPVGADHDEDEDIEIHASSFVPSDDNKDGELQPIETDEEWDMVEEMLNTFLDENEEV, from the coding sequence ATGACACACAACGAAGATCAAATAACGGTAGTAGATGAAAACGGGAATGAACAGCTATGTAAAGTGCTTTTTACATTTGAAAATGCTGAATTCGGTAAATCATATGTACTTTATTATCCAGTTGGAGCAGACCATGATGAAGATGAAGATATAGAAATTCATGCATCAAGCTTTGTTCCGAGTGATGACAATAAAGATGGTGAATTACAGCCTATTGAAACTGATGAAGAGTGGGATATGGTTGAAGAAATGCTTAATACTTTCCTTGATGAAAACGAAGAAGTGTAA
- the mltG gene encoding endolytic transglycosylase MltG, with protein sequence MSEKEAQNEKQEKIIEQHKEARVIRRIVLVITLVLLIVIAGVIGGGYVYIKSALQPVEPENEETVNITIPIGSSSTAIANILEENGLIKDAKIFRYYIKFKNESGFQAGDYELSPSMTFQELIDSIKTGVVIQDVVFKITIPEGKQLTQIGKIIAEKTNYSEDEVMAKLTDKEYIATLQSHYPDLLTEEILGENIKYPLEGYLFPATYDFYKEDPSIEDIVEKMLAKTQEVLLNYDAEIAGLGMSAHTVLTMASLIEEEATAKTDREQISSVFYNRMDIGMPLQTDPTVLYALGKHKDRVLYEDLEVNSPYNTYMHAGLPPGPIANAGEMSIIAALNPASTDYLYFLAAPSGDVFYAKTLEEHNALKAQYITND encoded by the coding sequence ATGTCTGAGAAAGAAGCACAGAATGAAAAGCAGGAAAAAATTATAGAACAACATAAAGAAGCTAGAGTTATTAGAAGGATTGTACTTGTTATCACCTTAGTTTTATTAATTGTAATAGCTGGAGTTATTGGAGGCGGCTATGTATATATAAAATCAGCTCTACAACCAGTAGAACCGGAAAATGAGGAAACTGTTAATATTACGATACCGATTGGTTCTTCATCAACTGCTATTGCAAATATTTTAGAGGAAAACGGTCTTATAAAAGATGCTAAAATATTTCGCTATTATATTAAGTTTAAAAATGAATCAGGTTTTCAAGCTGGAGACTATGAATTGAGTCCGTCGATGACTTTTCAAGAGTTGATCGATAGTATTAAAACCGGTGTGGTTATACAAGATGTTGTTTTTAAAATAACGATTCCTGAAGGTAAACAACTAACACAAATCGGTAAAATAATTGCAGAGAAAACGAATTATTCTGAAGATGAAGTGATGGCAAAACTTACAGACAAAGAGTATATAGCTACACTTCAATCTCACTATCCTGATCTCTTGACGGAAGAAATTCTAGGTGAAAATATTAAATATCCCCTTGAAGGATATCTCTTTCCGGCAACTTACGATTTTTACAAAGAAGATCCTTCAATTGAGGATATTGTAGAAAAAATGTTAGCTAAAACACAAGAAGTATTATTAAATTATGATGCAGAAATTGCTGGGTTAGGAATGTCTGCACACACAGTCTTAACGATGGCTTCATTAATTGAAGAAGAAGCTACAGCAAAAACCGACAGAGAACAGATATCTAGTGTATTTTACAATCGAATGGATATTGGTATGCCGCTACAAACCGATCCTACAGTGTTATACGCATTAGGAAAGCATAAGGATCGCGTACTATACGAAGATTTAGAAGTGAATTCTCCATATAACACTTATATGCATGCTGGTTTACCTCCAGGTCCGATTGCTAATGCAGGAGAAATGTCCATCATTGCTGCATTAAACCCAGCAAGTACAGACTACCTATATTTCTTAGCAGCTCCATCGGGAGATGTCTTTTATGCAAAAACACTTGAAGAACATAATGCGCTAAAAGCACAATATATTACGAATGACTAA
- the mnmA gene encoding tRNA 2-thiouridine(34) synthase MnmA has product MSKAPNDTRVVVGMSGGVDSSVAALLLKEQGYDVIGIFMKNWDDTDENGVCTATEDYNDVIQVCNQIGIPYYAVNFEKQYWDKVFTYFLDEYKAGRTPNPDVMCNKEIKFKAFLDHALALGADYVATGHYARVAYRNGEYKMLRGIDENKDQTYFLNQLGQEQLSKVLFPLGEINKSKVREIAQQAGLATATKKDSTGICFIGERNFKEFLSNYLPAQPGEMQTLSGEIKGKHDGLMYYTIGQRHGLGIGGSGEPWFVVGKDLEKNILYVDQGFHNDLLYSDAILATNVSWVSDREITDTLKCTAKFRYRQQDNAITVHRIDDNNVKIIFDEPIRAITPGQAVVFYDGDECLGGGTIDIVYKNGEELDYV; this is encoded by the coding sequence ATGAGCAAAGCTCCTAACGATACACGTGTTGTTGTAGGTATGTCGGGTGGGGTTGATTCTTCGGTTGCTGCATTGCTGTTAAAAGAGCAAGGTTATGATGTAATTGGTATTTTTATGAAAAATTGGGATGATACTGATGAAAATGGCGTTTGTACAGCAACTGAAGATTATAACGATGTCATTCAAGTATGTAATCAGATTGGTATTCCCTACTATGCAGTTAATTTTGAAAAACAATATTGGGATAAGGTATTTACTTACTTTTTAGATGAATACAAAGCTGGTAGAACACCTAACCCAGATGTAATGTGTAATAAAGAAATTAAATTTAAAGCCTTTTTAGACCATGCACTAGCTTTAGGAGCCGATTATGTGGCGACGGGTCATTATGCTAGAGTTGCATATCGTAACGGAGAATACAAAATGCTCCGTGGGATAGATGAAAATAAAGACCAAACTTATTTTTTAAATCAACTAGGTCAAGAGCAACTTTCTAAAGTACTCTTTCCTCTTGGTGAAATTAATAAAAGTAAGGTTCGTGAAATAGCCCAACAAGCTGGGTTAGCAACAGCAACGAAAAAAGATAGTACGGGAATTTGCTTTATCGGTGAACGAAACTTTAAAGAATTTTTAAGTAATTATTTACCTGCTCAGCCTGGAGAAATGCAAACATTATCAGGTGAAATAAAAGGAAAGCATGACGGTTTAATGTATTATACGATTGGCCAACGTCATGGTTTAGGTATTGGAGGAAGTGGTGAGCCTTGGTTTGTAGTAGGAAAGGATCTAGAAAAAAATATTTTATACGTTGACCAAGGTTTTCATAATGATTTGTTGTATTCGGACGCAATTTTAGCTACAAATGTAAGTTGGGTATCCGATCGTGAAATAACAGATACACTAAAATGTACTGCGAAATTTCGTTATCGTCAACAGGACAATGCTATTACCGTCCATAGAATAGATGATAATAATGTCAAAATTATTTTTGATGAACCAATTAGAGCAATAACACCTGGACAGGCAGTTGTTTTTTATGATGGAGACGAATGCCTAGGTGGTGGGACAATTGATATTGTGTACAAAAATGGAGAAGAACTAGATTACGTGTAG
- a CDS encoding IreB family regulatory phosphoprotein: MSSFDKTMQFNFSEEPVETNVKDVLFTVYDALQDKGYNPINQVVGYLLSGDPAYIPRHKDARNIIRQIERDELIEELVKSYLEHHRKE, translated from the coding sequence ATGAGCTCGTTCGATAAAACAATGCAATTTAATTTTTCAGAAGAACCTGTCGAAACAAATGTAAAAGATGTACTTTTTACAGTTTATGATGCTTTGCAAGACAAAGGTTACAATCCAATTAACCAAGTTGTAGGATATTTATTATCTGGCGATCCTGCCTATATTCCTCGTCATAAAGACGCTAGGAACATTATAAGACAAATTGAACGTGATGAATTGATTGAGGAGTTAGTTAAATCTTATTTAGAGCATCACCGTAAGGAGTAA
- a CDS encoding PRC-barrel domain-containing protein: MRTFSLLKGLPVYSHDGKQLGNVVDLLVQEDGKVASIVVEGKRLFQRDTFIPIESVLSFDNDGITISSSTTKYSTRQEKNTHYLNTHHSLAKKFVKSENGEVLGILEDVFFQEELGTIEGYKITDGFFSDISDGKKVIKSNDFTVNKDTIIFKAKRK; this comes from the coding sequence TTGCGGACATTTTCCTTATTAAAGGGGTTACCAGTTTATTCACATGATGGCAAACAGCTTGGCAACGTCGTTGATCTTTTAGTTCAAGAAGATGGAAAGGTCGCATCAATCGTTGTTGAAGGTAAAAGGCTTTTTCAGAGAGATACTTTTATTCCAATAGAATCAGTTTTATCTTTTGATAATGATGGAATTACGATTAGCAGTTCTACAACAAAATATTCTACACGCCAAGAGAAAAATACACATTACTTAAACACCCACCATAGCTTAGCAAAAAAATTCGTGAAATCTGAAAATGGGGAAGTTCTTGGAATATTAGAAGACGTATTTTTCCAAGAAGAATTGGGCACAATAGAAGGGTATAAAATAACAGATGGTTTCTTTTCTGATATAAGTGATGGAAAAAAAGTAATTAAAAGCAATGACTTTACCGTTAACAAAGATACCATCATTTTTAAAGCTAAGCGGAAATAA
- the alaS gene encoding alanine--tRNA ligase, translating to MKKLNSAEVRQMFLDFFQEKDHAIEPSASLVPHEDPTLLWINSGVATLKKYFDGRVIPDNPRICNAQKSIRTNDIENVGQTARHHTFFEMLGNFSIGDYFKNEAIHWAWEFLTSDKWIGFDPEKLSVTIHPEDDEAFEIWNKEVGVPKERIIRLEENFWDIGEGPSGPNTEIFYDRGEQFGNDPNDPELFPGGENERYLEVWNLVFSQFNHNPDGSYTPLPKKNIDTGMGLERMCSIIQDVPTNFDTDLFMPIIEATEHISNEKYRQDSSKDVAFKVIADHIRTVTFAVSDGALPSNEGRGYVLRRLLRRAVRYAKKINIQRPFMFELVPTVAEIMVDFYPEVKAKTEFIQKVVKNEEERFHETLNEGLTILASVIKKEKENGSDTISGTDVFRLYDTYGFPVELTEEYAEDEHMKVDHAGFEKEMELQRERARAARQDVDSMQVQGGVLGDVKVESNFVGYEQTKAGSKIEIIVKDGDFVERIEQGQEAQIIVDKTPFYAESGGQIADQGLFENKDTVLKVKDVQKAPNGQNIHHVNVEKGTLQKGQAFEAKINEEKRLNIIKNHTATHLLHQALKDVLGKHVNQAGSLVNADRLRFDFSHFGQVTQEELDQIESIVNEQIWKSIAVQIDYKSLDEAKEMGAMALFGEKYGEVVRVVQVGDYSLELCGGCHVPNTSVIGLFKVISESGIGAGTRRIEAVTGQGAYQVINEQVQLLHEAANKLKVNPKDVTSRIESLTSELRMVQRENESLSAKLGNIEASNLVNAVKDVNGVSVLTSIVDAADMNNLRSMVDELKQNLGSAVVVLGAINDDKVNIVAGVTKDLIQKGYHAGKVVKEVATRCGGGGGGRPDMAQAGGKDPNKLESALNYVEEWVKSVL from the coding sequence ATGAAGAAACTAAACTCTGCAGAAGTACGCCAAATGTTTTTAGATTTTTTTCAGGAAAAAGACCATGCAATAGAACCAAGTGCTTCATTAGTGCCACATGAAGACCCAACGCTGTTATGGATAAATAGTGGTGTTGCTACATTAAAGAAATATTTTGATGGCAGAGTTATTCCAGATAACCCAAGAATTTGTAATGCCCAAAAATCGATTCGAACAAATGATATCGAAAACGTTGGGCAAACAGCTCGTCATCATACTTTCTTTGAAATGTTGGGGAATTTTTCTATAGGAGATTATTTTAAAAATGAAGCAATTCATTGGGCATGGGAATTTTTAACAAGTGATAAGTGGATAGGGTTTGATCCAGAAAAGCTCTCTGTCACGATCCACCCAGAAGATGATGAAGCGTTTGAAATATGGAATAAGGAAGTTGGTGTTCCGAAAGAACGTATAATTCGATTAGAGGAGAATTTTTGGGATATTGGTGAAGGGCCAAGTGGACCAAATACAGAAATTTTTTATGATCGTGGTGAGCAATTTGGGAATGATCCCAATGACCCTGAATTATTTCCAGGTGGAGAAAATGAGCGCTATTTAGAAGTATGGAATTTAGTATTTTCACAGTTTAATCATAATCCTGATGGATCTTATACACCCCTACCAAAGAAAAATATTGATACAGGTATGGGACTTGAACGCATGTGCTCAATTATCCAAGATGTTCCAACCAACTTTGATACGGATCTTTTTATGCCAATTATAGAAGCGACAGAGCATATCTCAAATGAAAAATACCGTCAAGACAGTTCAAAAGATGTTGCATTTAAAGTAATTGCTGACCATATTCGCACAGTTACTTTTGCTGTAAGTGATGGTGCACTTCCATCAAATGAAGGAAGAGGTTATGTATTGCGTCGTTTATTACGTCGAGCTGTGCGTTACGCAAAGAAAATTAATATCCAACGACCGTTTATGTTTGAGCTTGTACCAACCGTAGCAGAAATCATGGTTGATTTTTATCCAGAAGTAAAGGCGAAAACTGAATTTATTCAAAAAGTTGTGAAAAATGAAGAAGAACGTTTCCATGAAACGCTTAATGAAGGCTTAACGATTTTAGCAAGTGTAATTAAAAAAGAGAAAGAAAATGGCAGTGATACAATCTCTGGAACAGATGTGTTTCGTTTATATGATACATACGGTTTTCCAGTTGAGCTTACTGAGGAATATGCAGAAGATGAACATATGAAGGTTGATCATGCAGGATTTGAAAAAGAGATGGAGCTCCAACGAGAACGAGCTCGTGCTGCTCGTCAAGATGTGGATTCAATGCAAGTGCAAGGCGGAGTGTTAGGTGACGTTAAGGTTGAAAGTAACTTTGTTGGTTATGAACAAACAAAGGCTGGAAGTAAAATTGAAATAATCGTTAAAGATGGTGACTTTGTTGAACGTATAGAACAAGGGCAAGAGGCACAAATTATCGTTGATAAAACACCTTTTTATGCTGAAAGCGGTGGGCAGATTGCTGACCAGGGATTATTTGAAAATAAAGATACTGTATTAAAAGTAAAAGATGTTCAAAAAGCTCCAAATGGACAAAATATTCATCATGTTAACGTTGAAAAAGGTACACTACAAAAAGGTCAAGCATTTGAAGCGAAAATAAATGAAGAAAAACGGTTAAATATTATTAAGAATCATACAGCTACTCACCTTCTCCACCAAGCGTTGAAAGATGTATTAGGAAAACATGTTAATCAAGCTGGTTCATTGGTAAATGCTGATCGTCTGCGATTTGACTTTTCACATTTTGGTCAAGTAACACAGGAAGAATTGGATCAAATAGAGTCTATCGTTAATGAACAAATTTGGAAAAGCATTGCAGTTCAAATTGACTATAAATCACTTGACGAAGCAAAAGAAATGGGTGCAATGGCACTTTTCGGTGAAAAATATGGAGAGGTTGTACGTGTTGTTCAAGTTGGTGACTACAGTTTAGAGCTATGTGGTGGTTGCCATGTACCGAATACCTCGGTCATCGGTTTATTCAAGGTTATTTCAGAATCAGGTATTGGTGCTGGAACAAGGCGTATAGAGGCCGTTACTGGTCAAGGAGCATATCAAGTAATTAATGAGCAAGTTCAGTTATTACATGAAGCTGCAAACAAATTAAAAGTAAATCCGAAGGATGTTACGAGCAGAATTGAATCTTTGACATCCGAATTACGTATGGTTCAGCGTGAAAATGAATCCTTATCGGCAAAGTTAGGAAATATCGAAGCAAGTAATTTAGTCAATGCAGTTAAAGATGTGAATGGAGTTTCGGTTCTAACGAGTATAGTAGATGCAGCAGATATGAATAATTTACGCTCAATGGTTGATGAATTAAAACAAAATTTAGGCTCAGCCGTTGTTGTCTTAGGTGCTATTAATGATGATAAAGTGAATATAGTAGCGGGTGTTACTAAGGATTTGATTCAAAAGGGCTACCATGCCGGCAAAGTAGTCAAAGAAGTAGCTACACGCTGTGGCGGTGGCGGTGGTGGTCGACCTGATATGGCACAAGCAGGTGGAAAAGACCCTAATAAACTTGAAAGTGCATTAAACTATGTTGAAGAATGGGTTAAATCCGTTTTATAA
- the ruvX gene encoding Holliday junction resolvase RuvX, producing the protein MRILGLDVGTKTIGVAVSDEMGWTAQGIETIKIDEERNEFRLDRLKELIQQYEVQKIVVGFPKNMNGTVGPRGEACIAFAKLMEETFQLETQLWDERLSTMAAERVLLSADVSRKKRKKVIDKMAAVMILQGYLDSKN; encoded by the coding sequence ATGCGAATCCTTGGATTAGACGTCGGTACTAAAACGATAGGGGTAGCTGTAAGTGACGAAATGGGTTGGACTGCCCAAGGTATCGAAACAATAAAAATCGACGAAGAGAGAAATGAATTTAGGTTGGACCGTCTAAAAGAACTCATTCAACAATATGAAGTTCAGAAAATTGTTGTCGGCTTTCCTAAAAATATGAATGGTACAGTTGGTCCAAGGGGAGAAGCTTGTATAGCATTTGCTAAATTGATGGAAGAAACATTTCAGCTTGAAACCCAATTATGGGACGAGCGTTTATCTACGATGGCAGCTGAACGTGTATTATTAAGTGCAGATGTTAGTCGTAAGAAAAGAAAGAAAGTCATTGACAAAATGGCAGCAGTGATGATTTTACAAGGATATTTGGACAGTAAAAACTAA
- a CDS encoding ATP-dependent RecD-like DNA helicase has translation MEQQGVLDLYNEEQKYMKGTHLVTIFHNEANLYSVVRIRLQETNEQYTEKEAVVTGYFPRIHEDETYIFFGKLKEHPKFGMQFHVDSFRKDLPQTKQGIIQYLSSDLFQGVGKKTASNIVDVLGEAAISTILQNPSALEKVPKLSKDKAQQIVDTLKEHQGLEQIMIALSQYGFGPQLSMKIYQVYKDETLQIIQNNPYQLVEDVEGVGFSRADELGYMLGISGNNPHRIKAGCLYMLDQQSIQEGHTYQYLHQLIRDVKELLEENKRDSMDEEDISRIITHLSEEDKIIVEEDKIYSPSLFFSEKGLVTNIGRILSQTEYEDQFPDSEFLLSLGNIEEYLNVQYAPSQKEAIQKALLSPMLLLTGGPGTGKTTVINGIVNVYADLHGCSLNPSDYNKENPFPILLVAPTGRAAKRMSEATGLKAVTIHRLLGWNGVDGFEHDEDNPIEGKLLIVDEMSMVDVWLANQLFKSLPESIQMIIVGDEDQLPSVGPGQVLKDLLDANIIPTVRLTEIYRQSEGSSIIALAHDIKKGQLPRDIVSQKTDRSFLPCRPNQVLDVVSKVAQSAKEKGYSARDIQVLAPMYRGPAGIDQLNKMLQSMFNPPSDQKREMSFGDVIYRIGDKVLQLVNQPESNVFNGDMGEVVSIFYSKENTEKQDMVIVSFEGNEVTYTKQDLNQITHAYCCSIHKSQGSEFPIVIMPVVKSYYRMLRRNLLYTGITRSKKFLILCGEEQAFRHGVSRNDDGIRQTTLCEKLRMAHEGEIDNEDDIPFIVQEEKLMENVTPYDFMDD, from the coding sequence ATGGAGCAACAAGGAGTGCTGGATTTGTATAATGAAGAGCAGAAGTATATGAAGGGTACACATCTAGTCACCATCTTTCACAATGAAGCCAATCTATATTCAGTCGTTCGCATCCGATTGCAGGAAACGAACGAACAATATACAGAAAAAGAAGCAGTTGTCACAGGTTATTTCCCTCGTATCCATGAAGATGAAACATATATCTTTTTTGGTAAACTGAAGGAACATCCTAAGTTTGGCATGCAATTTCACGTCGATAGTTTCAGGAAAGATCTTCCTCAAACGAAGCAAGGGATTATACAGTACTTATCAAGTGATCTATTTCAAGGAGTGGGTAAAAAAACAGCAAGCAACATTGTCGATGTATTAGGTGAAGCTGCAATCTCAACAATTTTACAAAATCCTTCAGCTCTTGAAAAGGTACCTAAACTTTCAAAAGATAAAGCTCAGCAAATAGTTGATACGTTAAAAGAACATCAAGGTCTTGAACAAATAATGATTGCGTTATCTCAATATGGATTCGGTCCGCAATTATCAATGAAGATTTATCAAGTATACAAAGATGAAACATTACAAATTATCCAAAACAACCCTTACCAGCTAGTAGAAGATGTTGAAGGAGTTGGCTTTAGTAGAGCGGATGAGCTTGGGTATATGTTAGGCATCTCGGGCAATAATCCGCATCGTATAAAGGCAGGTTGTCTTTATATGCTTGATCAGCAATCAATTCAAGAAGGGCATACATATCAATATTTACATCAATTAATTAGGGATGTAAAAGAATTACTAGAAGAAAATAAGCGTGATTCCATGGATGAAGAAGATATCTCTCGGATTATTACTCATCTGTCGGAAGAAGATAAAATTATTGTTGAAGAGGATAAAATTTACAGTCCTTCATTATTCTTTTCAGAAAAAGGACTTGTAACAAATATTGGTCGAATATTGAGTCAAACTGAATATGAGGATCAATTTCCAGATTCAGAATTCTTATTGTCGCTAGGTAATATAGAAGAATATCTCAATGTTCAGTATGCACCTTCACAAAAAGAGGCAATTCAAAAAGCCTTATTATCACCAATGCTTTTACTAACCGGAGGACCTGGGACTGGGAAGACGACAGTTATTAATGGAATTGTAAATGTATATGCAGATTTACATGGCTGTTCATTAAACCCTAGTGATTATAATAAAGAAAATCCGTTTCCAATACTACTCGTTGCCCCTACAGGTAGAGCTGCAAAGCGCATGAGTGAAGCTACAGGTTTAAAGGCTGTGACAATACATCGCTTATTAGGTTGGAATGGAGTCGATGGATTTGAACATGATGAAGATAACCCAATTGAAGGAAAATTGTTAATTGTAGATGAAATGTCAATGGTTGATGTTTGGTTGGCAAATCAACTATTTAAATCACTACCTGAATCTATCCAAATGATTATTGTTGGAGATGAGGATCAATTGCCATCTGTTGGGCCAGGACAAGTATTGAAGGACTTATTAGATGCTAATATTATTCCAACAGTTCGTCTAACTGAAATTTATCGACAATCAGAAGGATCCTCAATCATAGCGCTTGCTCATGACATTAAAAAAGGTCAATTGCCACGAGATATTGTTTCGCAAAAAACTGACCGATCTTTTTTACCATGTAGACCTAATCAAGTACTTGATGTTGTATCAAAGGTTGCACAAAGTGCAAAAGAAAAAGGATATAGTGCAAGAGATATCCAAGTTCTAGCACCCATGTATCGTGGGCCTGCAGGTATAGATCAATTAAATAAAATGCTACAAAGTATGTTTAACCCTCCGTCAGACCAAAAACGTGAAATGTCATTTGGGGATGTAATATATAGAATTGGCGACAAGGTGTTGCAACTCGTCAATCAACCAGAAAGTAATGTTTTTAATGGAGATATGGGAGAAGTTGTCTCAATATTCTACTCCAAGGAAAATACTGAAAAACAAGATATGGTTATTGTATCTTTTGAGGGAAATGAAGTTACTTATACAAAACAAGATTTGAACCAAATCACCCACGCGTATTGTTGTTCCATACATAAGTCTCAGGGTAGTGAATTTCCAATCGTTATTATGCCAGTTGTAAAAAGCTATTACCGCATGCTAAGAAGAAATTTACTATATACAGGTATTACAAGAAGTAAAAAATTTCTAATATTATGTGGTGAAGAGCAAGCTTTTCGACATGGAGTTAGCCGTAATGATGATGGTATAAGACAAACAACATTATGTGAAAAATTAAGAATGGCTCATGAAGGTGAAATTGACAACGAAGATGACATTCCTTTTATTGTACAAGAAGAAAAATTAATGGAAAACGTTACACCTTATGATTTCATGGATGATTGA
- a CDS encoding YrzQ family protein → MNRTITASLVALGMGVAAYQMNQRSDIMSPKNIKRMRKKVAKMLY, encoded by the coding sequence ATGAACAGAACAATTACTGCGTCATTGGTTGCTTTAGGTATGGGGGTTGCTGCATACCAAATGAACCAAAGAAGTGACATCATGTCTCCAAAAAATATAAAGAGAATGAGAAAGAAAGTTGCTAAGATGCTTTACTGA